In the Candidatus Omnitrophota bacterium genome, one interval contains:
- a CDS encoding SPOR domain-containing protein, with translation MNINFHKQSQFELFPNSQARPVDVTRRGFSLTSLTLSLENCIVLSIIGVMFLLVAFSLGVERGKVVSRDRRPAKAAGRSERNVPAVQPAAQKKTAAEDQQVVTKPMTQNPPAAAPASPVPAQRVPAVVPQPVDIPAQMAVKSYTIQVASYKFKSRAEKEAMSLQQKGYETLVMKKGSHVIVCVGKYSAKNDAKVMSEKLSKQYKDCLIRSL, from the coding sequence ATGAATATTAATTTTCATAAACAATCGCAGTTCGAGCTTTTCCCGAATTCTCAGGCCCGGCCGGTCGATGTGACCCGGCGCGGGTTCTCCCTGACCAGCCTAACGTTATCCTTGGAAAATTGCATTGTTTTGAGTATAATAGGCGTCATGTTTCTGCTCGTGGCGTTCTCCCTGGGAGTCGAGCGGGGGAAGGTCGTGAGCCGGGACCGGCGGCCTGCGAAGGCGGCGGGCCGGTCCGAACGGAATGTCCCCGCGGTCCAGCCGGCGGCGCAGAAGAAAACGGCCGCTGAAGATCAGCAGGTTGTTACAAAACCCATGACGCAAAATCCTCCGGCAGCCGCGCCGGCCTCTCCGGTCCCGGCACAGCGGGTCCCTGCGGTCGTTCCGCAGCCGGTTGATATCCCCGCCCAGATGGCGGTGAAGTCCTACACGATCCAGGTGGCGTCATACAAGTTCAAGTCACGGGCAGAGAAGGAGGCGATGTCGCTTCAGCAGAAAGGTTATGAAACGTTGGTGATGAAAAAGGGCAGCCATGTGATCGTCTGTGTCGGAAAATATTCCGCTAAGAACGATGCCAAGGTCATGTCGGAAAAACTCAGCAAACAATATAAAGACTGTCTAATAAGGAGTTTGTGA
- a CDS encoding metallophosphoesterase family protein, which translates to MRIGVVSDTHSKPLPAQMVRDFAGVDFIIHAGDFCELADYEALAKIRDVKAVQGNMDGAQIRKKFPRSQIIPCGRFRVGVFHGEGSAHFILETVQREFQGEAVDAVVFGHSHKPFNEKIGGVLFFNPGSPNDDISAPFCSYGILDVADNGIKASIIKVKK; encoded by the coding sequence ATGCGCATCGGCGTCGTATCCGACACTCATTCAAAACCCCTCCCGGCCCAGATGGTCCGGGATTTCGCCGGGGTGGATTTTATCATCCACGCGGGCGATTTTTGCGAGTTGGCGGATTACGAGGCCCTGGCGAAGATCCGGGACGTCAAGGCCGTGCAGGGGAACATGGACGGGGCCCAGATCCGCAAAAAGTTCCCGCGCAGCCAGATCATCCCTTGCGGACGGTTTCGCGTCGGCGTTTTTCACGGGGAGGGATCGGCGCATTTTATCCTGGAGACGGTCCAGCGGGAGTTCCAGGGCGAGGCCGTGGACGCGGTGGTCTTCGGCCATTCGCACAAACCGTTCAATGAGAAGATCGGCGGGGTCTTGTTTTTCAACCCCGGCAGTCCCAACGACGACATTTCCGCCCCGTTCTGTTCCTACGGGATCCTGGACGTGGCGGACAACGGCATCAAGGCATCGATCATCAAAGTCAAAAAATGA
- a CDS encoding SH3 domain-containing protein, whose protein sequence is MIIQRPLLFAFAIVLATGPAAFSEEQFPFVAEVKAQNVNIRSGQSTSFEKVGRFQQGDKAVVAGEQYGWYKVQLPIDAESYVSNKFVTLIQDDIGEITGNRVNVRAGAGDRFSVITQLNKGTLVRILNKLDAWYRIEPVEQSYGWVSQEFLAFHSKDLPPPRTVEPPVRNIYARKRMEDAKSAEPAAAGPAAAPAAGKKRIAVSGLVEDAGERSIAADVRHTITAGDSSVYYIKGDPEMIGRFLRHTVRMEGTLQADIAAPYPVLTISKIHLVL, encoded by the coding sequence ATGATCATCCAAAGACCATTGCTTTTCGCTTTCGCGATCGTCCTGGCAACAGGCCCGGCCGCGTTTTCCGAGGAGCAGTTCCCGTTCGTGGCCGAGGTCAAGGCCCAAAATGTCAACATCCGCTCCGGGCAAAGCACAAGTTTTGAAAAGGTCGGCCGGTTCCAGCAGGGGGACAAGGCGGTCGTGGCCGGGGAGCAGTACGGCTGGTACAAGGTCCAGCTCCCGATCGACGCCGAAAGTTATGTCAGCAACAAGTTCGTGACCCTGATCCAGGACGACATCGGCGAGATCACCGGCAACCGCGTCAACGTCCGGGCCGGGGCCGGAGACAGATTTTCCGTCATCACCCAGTTGAACAAGGGAACGCTGGTCAGGATCCTCAACAAGCTGGACGCGTGGTACCGCATCGAGCCGGTCGAGCAGAGCTACGGCTGGGTGTCCCAGGAATTCCTTGCCTTTCATTCAAAAGACCTCCCGCCGCCGCGGACCGTGGAGCCGCCGGTGCGCAATATTTATGCCCGTAAGAGGATGGAAGACGCCAAGAGCGCCGAACCCGCAGCCGCCGGGCCGGCGGCCGCCCCCGCCGCGGGAAAAAAGAGGATCGCCGTCTCTGGCCTCGTGGAGGACGCGGGAGAGCGCTCGATCGCCGCGGATGTGCGCCACACGATCACCGCCGGCGACAGTTCCGTTTATTACATCAAGGGCGATCCCGAAATGATCGGCCGGTTCCTGCGCCACACCGTCAGGATGGAAGGGACCTTGCAGGCCGATATCGCGGCCCCTTACCCGGTCCTGACGATTTCCAAAATCCATTTGGTCCTGTGA
- a CDS encoding PilZ domain-containing protein — translation MIQHHPSEDRRQHPRFESNIPLKICSDDADLVTETKNLSRTGVYCRVEKYIEPMTKLKIHLLLPIRKNGKVATKKVTCGGVIVRTESVSGHEGFNVAIYFNDINGRDSEYISEFIKTGMAAGASS, via the coding sequence GTGATCCAGCATCATCCTTCTGAAGACCGCCGCCAGCACCCGCGTTTTGAGAGCAATATTCCGCTGAAGATCTGCAGCGATGACGCGGATCTGGTCACGGAAACGAAAAATTTGAGCCGTACCGGGGTTTACTGCCGCGTGGAGAAGTACATCGAGCCCATGACCAAGCTCAAGATCCACCTGCTTTTGCCGATCCGCAAGAACGGCAAGGTTGCCACAAAAAAGGTCACCTGCGGCGGGGTGATCGTCCGGACCGAATCGGTCTCCGGCCATGAAGGGTTCAATGTGGCCATTTATTTCAACGACATCAACGGCCGGGATTCGGAATACATTTCGGAATTCATCAAGACGGGCATGGCGGCCGGGGCGTCGTCTTAA
- a CDS encoding ATP-binding protein, translating into MDTEQFFGRENVLALLKKRLTDLKEGYRQNIALLGRQHVGKTMILQKFLSEIDDHAVVAIYLDLSNTDFPAFYHRYAGQILYQFSRLKGLPTGDDLSALCEKIQPHLPQTVRAILNIRDLIAQDRESEACREILSLPEVFSQESNLYCVLIIDEFHHLEELGGGDAFQELGKKIMTQKRCLYIVSSSFPAVAGKILTEKLSLLFGNFEEIPLNAFDPGTGKEFVSVRLKGLAMGEQLNHFLIDFTGGHPLYLHLITQELLHLAAVHQQKEVFVPLLARAVERVLFDPWGVLSRHFELMVNRVVAGKGNQLISSVLISLSGGKQKLKDIADDIAATQSVLQPRLNRLLEQGLAAKSGHFYYLHDKMLRFWVKYVYQRRLRSLDPDPEKQRAGFQQEFEASVENFKRASGEDLSSRIVDLLYCFENEALHVNGRRYKLPLFEQIVQTKVRSVSGSPFDIIKATGPEGDWWVVLKKGGLSENDIQTIMTESKRNAQKPQKCILVALNAMDENTRVKALAERMWIWSESEINSLLNLYGKPFIVG; encoded by the coding sequence ATGGACACTGAGCAGTTTTTTGGGCGCGAAAACGTTTTGGCGCTGTTAAAGAAAAGATTGACCGACCTCAAGGAGGGGTACCGGCAGAACATCGCCCTCCTGGGCCGCCAGCACGTCGGCAAGACGATGATCCTCCAGAAATTCCTGTCGGAGATCGACGATCATGCCGTTGTCGCGATCTATCTGGACCTGTCGAACACCGATTTTCCCGCCTTTTACCACAGATACGCCGGACAGATCCTCTACCAGTTTTCCCGGCTCAAGGGGCTGCCCACCGGCGACGACCTGTCCGCCCTTTGCGAAAAAATCCAGCCCCATCTGCCCCAGACCGTCCGCGCCATCCTGAATATCCGCGATCTGATCGCCCAGGACCGCGAATCCGAGGCCTGCCGGGAGATCCTGTCCCTGCCGGAAGTTTTTTCCCAGGAGTCCAACCTGTACTGTGTCCTGATCATCGACGAGTTCCACCATCTGGAGGAGCTTGGCGGCGGCGACGCCTTTCAGGAGCTGGGCAAGAAGATCATGACCCAGAAACGCTGTCTGTATATCGTGTCCAGTTCTTTTCCGGCCGTTGCCGGCAAGATCCTCACGGAGAAGCTGTCCCTGCTGTTCGGGAATTTTGAGGAGATCCCTCTCAACGCCTTTGACCCCGGGACCGGGAAGGAATTCGTGTCCGTCCGGCTCAAGGGCCTGGCCATGGGGGAACAGCTCAATCATTTTCTGATCGATTTTACCGGCGGGCACCCGTTGTATCTGCACCTGATCACCCAGGAACTGCTTCACCTGGCGGCGGTCCATCAACAGAAAGAAGTTTTCGTCCCTCTCCTGGCCCGGGCCGTGGAGCGCGTCCTTTTCGACCCCTGGGGGGTCCTGAGCCGCCACTTCGAGTTGATGGTCAACCGCGTCGTCGCGGGCAAGGGGAACCAGCTCATTTCCTCCGTTCTCATTTCGCTGTCCGGCGGCAAGCAAAAGCTGAAGGACATCGCCGATGACATCGCGGCCACCCAGAGCGTGCTCCAGCCGCGCCTCAACCGCCTCCTGGAGCAGGGGCTTGCCGCCAAGAGCGGACATTTTTATTATCTGCATGACAAGATGCTCCGGTTTTGGGTCAAGTACGTTTACCAGAGGCGCCTGCGCTCGCTCGACCCGGACCCGGAAAAGCAGAGGGCCGGCTTTCAGCAGGAATTTGAGGCCTCGGTCGAGAATTTCAAGAGGGCTTCGGGCGAGGACCTCTCGTCGCGCATTGTGGACCTTTTGTACTGTTTTGAGAACGAGGCCCTGCATGTCAACGGCCGCCGGTACAAGCTCCCGCTGTTCGAGCAGATCGTCCAGACCAAGGTCCGCAGCGTTTCCGGCAGCCCCTTTGACATCATCAAGGCCACGGGGCCGGAGGGGGACTGGTGGGTCGTTCTCAAAAAAGGCGGGCTGTCCGAGAATGATATCCAGACGATCATGACGGAGTCCAAGAGAAACGCCCAGAAGCCCCAGAAGTGCATCCTGGTGGCGCTCAACGCCATGGACGAGAACACGCGGGTCAAGGCCCTGGCCGAGAGGATGTGGATCTGGAGCGAAAGCGAAATCAATTCCTTGTTGAATCTTTACGGCAAGCCGTTCATCGTCGGCTGA
- the aroB gene encoding 3-dehydroquinate synthase — MRTVEVDLKENTYPIMIGHGTLPSLGQNLEDLGLGQDAVVITNPVVNRLHGKALAAGLKKAGFSVQAFIVPDGEKSKSVRTAFDLFQKIARYDVRKKIFIVAFGGGVIGDLAGYVAAAYKRGIPYIQVPTTLLAQIDSAIGGKVAVDLPVGKNLVGAFYQPKLVFSDTAVLQTLTRRQIRNGLAEAVKYGVICDEQFFHFLEANVDNLLALDVPAMTEVVLACSRIKASVVSADEKETKGIRTILNFGHTAGHAVEAAAGFSRYHHGEAVALGMRVALELSCRMNLLPPPSARRVEDLLTAVGLPERIRGVTLPRIMKHMAHDKKFSGKTKKFVLAAKIGSVKVVEGLPEAVIRSAVRKYLRQS, encoded by the coding sequence GTGCGGACCGTTGAAGTCGATCTCAAGGAAAACACCTACCCGATCATGATCGGGCACGGGACCCTGCCGTCCCTGGGCCAGAACCTGGAAGACCTGGGCCTGGGGCAGGACGCCGTGGTCATCACGAACCCGGTGGTCAACCGCCTGCACGGCAAGGCGCTGGCCGCGGGCTTGAAAAAGGCGGGTTTTTCCGTCCAGGCGTTCATCGTCCCTGACGGGGAAAAGAGCAAGTCGGTCCGGACCGCGTTCGACCTGTTCCAGAAGATCGCCCGGTATGACGTGCGCAAAAAGATTTTTATCGTGGCCTTCGGCGGCGGCGTGATCGGAGATCTGGCTGGATACGTGGCCGCGGCCTATAAACGGGGGATCCCGTACATCCAGGTCCCGACGACCCTGCTGGCGCAGATCGATTCGGCGATCGGCGGCAAAGTGGCCGTGGACCTGCCGGTCGGCAAGAACCTGGTCGGCGCGTTTTACCAGCCGAAGCTGGTCTTCAGCGACACCGCCGTCCTGCAGACCCTGACCCGCCGCCAGATCCGGAACGGCCTGGCCGAGGCGGTCAAGTACGGCGTGATCTGCGACGAGCAGTTTTTTCATTTTCTGGAAGCGAACGTCGATAACCTTCTGGCCTTGGATGTCCCGGCGATGACCGAGGTCGTTCTGGCCTGCAGCCGGATCAAGGCCAGCGTGGTGTCCGCGGACGAAAAGGAGACCAAGGGGATCCGGACGATCCTGAATTTCGGCCACACCGCTGGCCATGCCGTCGAGGCGGCCGCGGGGTTCAGCCGGTACCATCACGGGGAAGCCGTGGCCCTGGGGATGCGGGTCGCCCTGGAGCTGTCCTGCCGGATGAACTTGTTGCCGCCGCCGTCCGCCCGGCGCGTGGAAGACCTTTTGACGGCCGTCGGCCTGCCCGAACGGATCCGCGGCGTCACTCTGCCCCGGATCATGAAGCACATGGCCCATGATAAAAAATTTTCCGGGAAGACAAAAAAGTTTGTCCTGGCGGCGAAGATCGGAAGCGTGAAAGTTGTGGAAGGTCTTCCGGAAGCGGTGATCCGGTCTGCGGTGAGAAAATACCTGCGGCAAAGCTGA
- a CDS encoding small basic protein — translation MSLHPSLKIDSAGAQQRSVMTRIERIKDLMKKGLWNETQKATGLPKIKVLKIKAKKKVAKEEDAAAAGAAAPGAAPAAAPGAKAAAPAAKAAAPAAKK, via the coding sequence ATGTCGTTACATCCCTCATTGAAAATAGATTCCGCCGGCGCGCAGCAGCGCAGTGTCATGACGCGCATCGAGCGGATTAAGGATCTGATGAAGAAGGGCCTCTGGAACGAGACCCAGAAGGCGACGGGTCTTCCCAAGATCAAGGTCCTCAAGATCAAGGCCAAGAAAAAGGTTGCCAAAGAGGAAGACGCCGCAGCCGCCGGAGCAGCCGCTCCGGGTGCAGCTCCGGCAGCCGCTCCGGGTGCCAAAGCCGCCGCCCCGGCCGCGAAAGCCGCCGCTCCAGCCGCGAAGAAGTAA
- a CDS encoding HD domain-containing phosphohydrolase — MNFYNSKSLSQKYKLILSAVHMVYRLVNSTYNVRELSLRLTRLLCQFIKADSASVLILDPQKKRIILIAIFDNKINILLNKRRDIARVSEKERKVAEGQAVFEKRLIGLPLVADDNVGAIFIRRRQNQPAFTEFDREMLSVVGEQAVTAIKNLQLYEQQQGVILGSMKFIGNLLERQGHAVSHHTPVYFKIVKFLAEKLSMGQQGIECLHYASILHAAGALDVPYDILSKTSQLSPEEFKVIRSHPAKSVELIRPVEFLKPVLPIILYHHEKYDGTGYPSGLKKEQIPMGARIMSVVDAFEAMIRGRPYRKTLMIDEALEELKANSGTQFDPNVVGAFCDLCKQKKFRNYLSHIKK; from the coding sequence ATGAACTTTTATAATTCGAAAAGCCTGTCGCAGAAATACAAGCTGATCCTCTCGGCGGTGCACATGGTCTACCGTCTGGTCAATTCGACGTATAACGTCAGGGAGCTGTCCCTGCGCCTGACCCGGCTGCTGTGCCAGTTCATCAAGGCCGACTCCGCCAGCGTGCTGATCCTGGACCCGCAGAAAAAAAGGATCATCCTGATCGCCATTTTTGACAACAAGATCAATATCCTTTTGAACAAGCGGCGGGACATCGCCAGGGTCTCCGAGAAAGAGCGCAAGGTGGCCGAGGGCCAGGCGGTTTTCGAGAAACGGCTGATCGGGCTGCCGCTGGTGGCCGACGACAACGTCGGCGCGATTTTTATCCGCCGCCGGCAAAACCAGCCGGCGTTCACCGAGTTCGACCGGGAGATGCTCTCGGTCGTCGGGGAGCAGGCCGTGACCGCCATCAAGAACCTCCAGCTGTATGAACAGCAGCAGGGCGTCATCCTGGGCAGCATGAAATTCATCGGCAACCTGCTGGAGAGGCAGGGGCACGCGGTGTCGCACCACACGCCGGTGTATTTCAAGATCGTGAAATTCCTCGCCGAGAAACTGAGCATGGGCCAGCAGGGGATCGAATGCCTGCATTACGCGAGCATCCTGCACGCCGCCGGGGCCTTGGACGTGCCTTACGACATCCTGTCCAAGACGAGCCAGCTGTCCCCCGAGGAGTTCAAGGTCATCCGCAGCCACCCGGCCAAGAGCGTGGAGCTGATCCGGCCCGTCGAGTTCTTGAAGCCGGTCCTGCCGATCATCCTCTATCATCATGAAAAATACGACGGCACCGGCTATCCGTCGGGATTGAAGAAAGAACAGATCCCCATGGGGGCGAGGATCATGTCGGTGGTCGACGCTTTCGAGGCCATGATCCGCGGCCGTCCGTACCGTAAGACGCTGATGATCGACGAGGCCCTGGAGGAACTCAAGGCCAACAGCGGAACCCAGTTCGACCCGAATGTGGTTGGCGCTTTTTGCGACCTCTGCAAACAAAAAAAATTCAGAAATTACTTGAGTCATATAAAAAAGTGA
- a CDS encoding site-2 protease family protein, which translates to MMEFVVTVGVLLFAVVVHEYAHGWEANRRGDPTAKLAGRLTLNPLKHIDLVGMIIVPVVLRLLGFVPFGWAKPVPVNFRNLFNPKTDMIWVAAAGPAVNLFLAAVFSVLLKVPVPGWAAEIFSLVIVLNLLLAVFNLVPVPPLDGSRILMGLLPRPLDRYYGYLEPFGFIILLFLLNYGFLDFVWGIVAVLAAHLGVASAA; encoded by the coding sequence ATGATGGAGTTTGTTGTAACGGTCGGGGTTCTGCTTTTTGCCGTTGTTGTCCATGAATACGCGCACGGGTGGGAGGCGAACCGACGGGGCGACCCGACGGCCAAGCTGGCCGGCCGCCTGACGCTCAATCCCCTCAAACATATCGACCTTGTGGGGATGATCATTGTCCCGGTGGTCCTGCGGCTTTTGGGATTTGTCCCGTTCGGGTGGGCCAAGCCGGTCCCGGTGAATTTCCGGAACCTGTTCAACCCCAAGACGGACATGATCTGGGTGGCCGCGGCAGGCCCGGCCGTCAACCTGTTTTTGGCGGCGGTCTTCAGCGTCCTGCTTAAGGTCCCGGTGCCCGGATGGGCGGCCGAGATCTTCAGCCTCGTGATCGTGCTGAACCTCCTGCTGGCGGTCTTCAACCTTGTCCCGGTCCCGCCTCTCGACGGTTCTCGCATCCTGATGGGGCTTTTGCCCCGGCCGCTGGACAGGTATTACGGTTATCTGGAGCCGTTCGGGTTCATCATCCTTTTGTTCCTGCTCAATTACGGCTTTTTGGATTTTGTGTGGGGGATTGTCGCGGTGCTGGCGGCCCATCTGGGCGTTGCATCGGCGGCGTGA
- a CDS encoding deoxyguanosinetriphosphate triphosphohydrolase: MRTRDDIEQLEDKILAPYAMKSKDSSGREYDEPDHATRTCYQRDRDRIIHSEAFRKLEYKTQVFTILEGDYYRTRLTHTIEVAQMGRTIGRNLRLNEDLIEAIALAHDLGHPPFGHAGEDALNMIMTKAGLGKFNHNERSFKIVTAFERRYPNFPGLNLTTEVRVGILKHQTVYDRAGRARRGLNEGPTLEAQVVDFADSLAYLNHDIDDGLTSGYITEQDLIGSALWQRALRNITAVVGHDDREMLKYQIVKELIDMQIKDLLSTTDAKIRAMSFRSVKDVKKNRKIVVGFSARMTKERDALQRLLNEKLYHHYRVVRMTEKAKRIIHDLFYVYLKEPTQLPYSVYRRGRRYSKKEKYEVICHYIASMTDRFALEEHKKVFHPYEKI; this comes from the coding sequence ATGCGCACGCGCGACGACATTGAACAGCTGGAAGACAAGATCCTGGCCCCGTACGCCATGAAGAGCAAGGACTCATCGGGGCGGGAATACGACGAGCCGGACCACGCGACCCGCACCTGTTATCAGCGGGACCGCGACCGGATCATCCATAGCGAGGCGTTCCGCAAGCTTGAATACAAGACGCAGGTCTTCACCATCCTGGAAGGCGATTATTACCGCACGCGGCTGACGCACACCATCGAGGTCGCCCAGATGGGGAGGACCATCGGCCGCAACCTCCGCCTGAACGAGGATTTGATCGAGGCGATCGCCCTGGCCCACGATCTCGGCCACCCGCCGTTCGGCCATGCCGGCGAGGACGCGTTGAACATGATCATGACCAAGGCCGGGCTGGGCAAATTCAACCACAACGAGCGCAGTTTCAAGATCGTGACCGCGTTCGAGCGCCGTTATCCGAATTTCCCGGGCCTCAACCTCACCACCGAGGTGCGCGTGGGGATCCTCAAGCACCAGACGGTCTACGACCGGGCGGGGCGCGCGCGCCGCGGGCTGAATGAAGGCCCCACCCTCGAGGCGCAGGTCGTGGATTTCGCGGATTCCCTGGCGTACCTGAACCACGACATCGACGATGGACTGACGTCCGGCTACATCACCGAGCAAGACCTGATCGGCAGCGCCCTGTGGCAGAGGGCCCTGCGGAACATCACGGCCGTTGTGGGCCATGACGACCGGGAGATGCTCAAATACCAGATCGTCAAAGAGCTCATCGATATGCAGATCAAGGACCTTTTGTCGACCACCGACGCGAAGATCCGGGCCATGAGCTTCCGTTCGGTGAAAGACGTGAAAAAAAACCGCAAGATCGTGGTCGGTTTCAGCGCCCGGATGACGAAAGAGCGGGACGCGCTCCAGCGTCTCCTCAATGAGAAGTTGTATCATCATTACCGCGTGGTCCGCATGACCGAAAAGGCCAAACGCATCATCCACGATCTGTTTTATGTGTACCTCAAGGAGCCGACCCAGCTGCCGTATTCGGTCTACCGGCGGGGGCGCCGCTACTCCAAAAAGGAAAAATACGAGGTGATCTGCCATTACATCGCCTCGATGACCGACCGGTTCGCCCTGGAAGAGCACAAGAAAGTGTTTCATCCTTACGAAAAAATTTAA
- a CDS encoding HIT domain-containing protein, producing the protein MTTNKLWAPWRVKYITKIDKTKGCVFCKIQKNASGDKKHFVFARSRHSYAVLNIYPYNNGHCLILPNRHVGDLKRLTRAEREDLMDLLEHTQELLGEVLSPAGYNVGMNLGRVAGAGIPGHLHIHVVPRWRGDVNFMPVVGFTKVISMSLKVLFEKLWLANQKRRGRRKSGDR; encoded by the coding sequence ATGACGACCAATAAACTCTGGGCGCCCTGGCGCGTCAAATACATCACCAAGATCGACAAGACCAAGGGGTGCGTCTTTTGCAAGATCCAGAAAAACGCGTCCGGGGACAAAAAACATTTTGTCTTCGCCCGCAGCCGCCATTCCTACGCCGTCCTCAATATTTATCCTTACAATAACGGCCATTGCCTGATCCTCCCCAACCGTCATGTCGGGGATTTGAAACGGCTGACCCGCGCGGAGCGGGAGGACCTGATGGACCTCCTGGAGCACACCCAGGAGCTTTTGGGCGAAGTGCTTTCTCCGGCCGGCTATAATGTCGGGATGAATCTGGGCCGCGTGGCCGGCGCCGGGATCCCCGGGCATTTGCACATCCACGTCGTGCCCCGCTGGCGGGGAGACGTGAACTTCATGCCGGTGGTCGGGTTCACGAAAGTCATCTCCATGTCTTTGAAAGTTTTGTTTGAGAAGCTGTGGCTGGCAAATCAGAAACGTCGGGGCCGGCGGAAGTCCGGGGACCGGTAA
- a CDS encoding PilZ domain-containing protein — protein MPKQEVNEDKRRYQRVSFREPVLVSILPETASHGHLSCDLSEGGLRMYFDDFVPLESRVAVSVPVDVDRKVNVLGRVAWIQRVPHAETYQVGVEFSARPDDVIARNEIRKYIQIMKF, from the coding sequence ATGCCTAAACAAGAGGTCAACGAAGACAAGCGCCGCTATCAGAGGGTTTCTTTCCGAGAACCCGTGCTGGTGTCCATTCTGCCGGAAACGGCTTCCCACGGCCATCTGAGCTGCGATCTGAGCGAGGGAGGGTTGAGGATGTATTTTGATGACTTTGTCCCTCTTGAGAGCCGGGTCGCGGTTTCGGTCCCGGTGGATGTCGACCGCAAGGTTAATGTCCTGGGCCGCGTGGCCTGGATCCAGAGAGTTCCCCATGCTGAAACCTACCAGGTCGGCGTGGAGTTCTCCGCCCGGCCGGACGATGTCATTGCCAGGAACGAAATCCGCAAATATATCCAAATCATGAAGTTTTGA
- a CDS encoding AAA family ATPase, with product MYKEYYNLAENPFNVTSDPAFYFSSSRHAEAFSHLVYGIQERKGILVVTGEIGTGKTTLCRTLLNQLDPHIKTALILNPYFSETQLLQLIIKDLGITGEYKNKLTLITALNDFLLEQASHGNNVVLVIDEAQNLRVRQLEQLRLLSNLETEKAKLLQILLVGQPELLDKLKLDSLRQLNQRVSVRYHILPLEKNEIPEYINHRIKVACRSKNGKLPVTFTPGAVDALFTLSKGTPRVINILCDRALLAGYVAESHNIDEQMVYKCAREINL from the coding sequence GTGTATAAAGAATATTACAATCTGGCTGAAAACCCGTTCAACGTCACCTCGGACCCGGCATTTTACTTTTCAAGCAGCCGCCATGCCGAGGCCTTCTCGCATCTGGTCTACGGCATCCAGGAACGCAAAGGCATCCTGGTCGTCACCGGGGAGATCGGCACGGGGAAGACCACCCTCTGCCGGACCCTGCTCAACCAGCTCGACCCGCATATCAAGACCGCGCTCATCCTGAACCCCTATTTTTCAGAAACCCAGCTTCTTCAGCTCATCATCAAGGACCTGGGGATCACCGGCGAATACAAAAACAAGCTCACCCTCATCACCGCCCTGAACGACTTCCTGCTCGAACAGGCCAGTCACGGCAACAACGTGGTCCTGGTCATCGATGAAGCGCAAAACCTCCGGGTCCGCCAGCTGGAACAGCTGCGACTGTTGTCCAACCTGGAAACAGAGAAAGCCAAACTCCTGCAGATCCTCCTCGTCGGCCAGCCGGAACTGCTCGACAAACTCAAACTGGATTCCCTGCGCCAGCTCAACCAGAGGGTCTCGGTGAGATATCACATTCTGCCCCTTGAGAAAAATGAAATTCCGGAGTATATTAATCACCGGATCAAAGTGGCCTGCCGGTCCAAAAACGGAAAACTCCCGGTCACGTTTACGCCGGGGGCCGTGGACGCGCTGTTCACCCTGTCCAAAGGAACGCCGCGCGTGATCAACATCCTGTGCGACCGCGCGCTCCTGGCCGGGTATGTGGCCGAAAGCCATAACATTGACGAGCAAATGGTTTACAAGTGCGCACGAGAGATCAATTTGTGA